The proteins below are encoded in one region of Ostrinia nubilalis chromosome 3, ilOstNubi1.1, whole genome shotgun sequence:
- the LOC135088289 gene encoding spermine oxidase-like: protein MKLSRLKLIWQGSPRVILKCGGSRELDRVGGIPMTIRQRLSSAVSAAGQEQCILDSCSISPSCQEPRVIIVGAGMAGLSAAHRLTQCGVRNFVVLEAKERPGGRIHSCWLGDAVIEMGAEWIYGACLPNTVYTLASQDRLLQTPLARLDASRGLFCTSEGRAVDLPVTITAYHTFRQIEQQAANLFRLGGERQHGTLLNFVGLRIQQELYNFPEDQRYDAARVMFGLTNILRNRCGDDLSLVSADQYGSYIELPGGNVRVPLGYVGVMAPLLRGLPDNSIRYNKPVNVIRWGRGQAGAGRVLVKCCDGEELTADYAIVTMSLGCLKCQADKLFAPPLPVCKLDAICNLGFGLSDKVFLEYAEPFWVCHEGSLKMAWSAEELHCRCDWLRGVCSVDEMPGSKHVLCAWISGQEAAVMESMADNDVAEGLTQLLRRFTGNPCLPYPQMMLRSRWASDPHFCGAYSYMSCCSTVSHQCELGTPVPGPCDPQPPIILFAGEATVPGYFATVHGARLSGIREAERIIQLTKKFEGPPR, encoded by the exons ATGAAATTATCGCGTTTAAAATTAATATGGCAAGGAAGCCCTAGGGTTATATTAAAATGTGGGGGGTCAAGAGAGCTTGACAGAGTGGGTGGTATACCAATGACAATCCGTCAGAGACTTTCTAGCGCTGTCAGTGCAGCAGGCCAAGAGCAATGTATTCTGGACTCTTGCAGCATCAGCCCCAGCTGCCAAGAGCCGCGAGTGATCATCGTGGGCGCTGGCATGGCTGGGCTATCAGCTGCTCACCGCCTCACACAGTGTGGAGTTAGGAACTTTGTTGTCCTTGAAGCTAAAGAAAG aCCTGGAGGTAGAATCCATTCATGTTGGCTGGGCGATGCAGTTATTGAGATGGGTGCAGAATGGATATACGGTGCTTGCTTGCCCAATACCGTATACACACTAGCATCTCAAGACCGACTGTTGCAAACACCACTAGCACGGTTAGATGCATCACGTGGTTTGTTCTGCACCAGCGAAGGCAGAGCCGTCGATCTGCCAGTCACAATAACAGCATACCACACGTTTCGGCAAATAGAACAGCAAGCTGCTAATTTATTTAGACTTGGCGGTGAAAGGCAACATGGTACGTTGTTGAATTTTGTGGGTCTTCGTATACAACAAGAACTTTATAACTTCCCTGAGGATCAGAGGTACGATGCAGCAAGAGTAATGTTCGGATTGACTAATATCTTAAGAAACAGATGTGGCGATGATTTATCACTCGTTAGCGCAGATCAGTATGGAAGCTATATAGAACTTCCAGGTGGAAACGTCAGAGTACCCCTCGGTTATGTGGGTGTGATGGCACCTTTGCTCAGGGGGCTTCCAGATAATAGCATTAGATACAATAAACCGGTAAACGTCATTCGATGGGGTCGGGGTCAGGCAGGAGCTGGCCGAGTACTCGTAAAATGTTGTGATGGTGAAGAATTAACAGCCGATTATGCTATTGTTACGATGTCTCTTGGCTGTTTAAAATGTCAAGCCGACAAACTGTTTGCACCACCGCTGCCAGTTTGTAAGTTAGACGCTATTTGCAACTTAGGGTTTGGTCTAAGCGATAAAGTATTTCTTGAATACGCTGAGCCCTTCTGGGTATGCCATGAAGGAAGTTTAAAAATGGCCTGGTCAGCCGAAGAACTTCATTGTAGATGCGACTGGCTTAGAGGCGTATGTTCTGTAGATGAAATGCCAGGCAGTAAACATGTGCTTTGTGCTTGGATTTCGGGTCAAGAGGCTGCCGTAATGGAATCGATGGCCGATAATGATGTTGCAGAAGGATTAACACAGTTGCTACGCAGATTTACCGGCAATCCTTGTCTGCCTTATCCACAAATGATGTTGCGTTCGCGCTGGGCATCGGATCCACATTTCTGTGGGGCTTACTCATATATGAGTTGCTGTTCAACTGTAAGCCATCAGTGCGAGCTGGGCACACCTGTCCCAGGGCCTTGTGATCCACAACCTCCAATTATTCTCTTTGCGGGTGAAGCTACTGTACCTGGATATTTTGCTACTGTACATGGAGCCCGATTGAGTGGAATACGGGAAGCTGAGAGGATTATTCAGCTAACCAAAAAATTTGAGGGTCCTCCGCGTTAA
- the LOC135088291 gene encoding BTB/POZ domain-containing protein 1-like, whose product MGFNKVNNELTQTNLYDRVKKLLVSYEWSDCCFAVSGKKIKAHKLILCISSPVFEAMFYGPLSSDKEVVITDIEPEIFQQLLNYIYTDKVEISSIEEALELLYASRKYILDHLTDMCIAYIQTNICVDNVIQVLNYPDYDKQLTSCALKLFCEHARYLFRENIDMISSSCMEIILKSDQMNMKEVELIKNVFKWTKHYCQQNEIPETFENRHEVLFKNGLFELLRFNILSFEELEEITNNVNNILLPKDLNYIKKSLLLECENNERRSLHKHKYLPRSPLKLQWYLCYRSPLRPVAPLNIDLTNYIKHSRIKANKSIFINSLCIPARTPPNLAFYNDNVPKTYTELLSVSIVSVSDNKILQSKKFTSTVKYDSSVEIELSEPCFIKKNMWYNIQFMWPQNQFQPHSYVVEVRDRISYGYKTLTIEFDDLSNGTPVGSFLEGLKFCF is encoded by the coding sequence atgGGCTTTAACAAAGTAAATAACGAATTAACTCAGACCAACTTGTATGATCGTGTAAAAAAATTATTAGTTTCATATGAATGGAGTGATTGCTGTTTCGCTGTGTCAGGGAAAAAAATTAAGGCccataaattaatattgtgCATTAGCAGTCCTGTTTTTGAAGCAATGTTTTATGGGCCTCTATCCAGTGACAAGGAAGTCGTAATTACAGATATTGAACCAGAAATATTTCAGCAGCTACTGAATTACATATACACAGACAAAGTTGAAATATCTTCTATTGAAGAAGCACTTGAATTACTGTATGCAtccagaaaatatattttagatcACTTGACTGATATGTGTATTGCTTACATACAAACTAATATTTGTGTGGATAATGTTATTCAAGTTCTTAATTATCCTGACTACGACAAGCAATTAACATCATGTGCACTGAAATTGTTCTGTGAGCATGCAAGATATCTATTCAGAGAAAACATAGATATGATTTCGTCCTCTTGTatggaaataattttaaaaagtgaCCAGATGAATATGAAAGAAGTGGAActcattaaaaatgtatttaaatggACTAAACATTACTGCCAACAAAATGAAATTCCtgaaacatttgaaaatagGCATGAAGTATTGTTTAAAAATGGGTTATTTGAGTTATTAAGATTCAACATACTATCTTTTGAAGAATTAGAAGAAATaacaaataatgtaaataacatTCTTCTCCCTAAAGACTTAAATTATATCAAGAAATCATTGTTGTTAGAATGTGAAAATAATGAAAGAAGAAGCCTACATAAACACAAATATTTGCCACGCAGCCCCCTGAAACTGCAATGGTATCTTTGTTACCGAAGTCCCTTGAGACCTGTGGCTCCTTTAAATATAGACTTAACCAATTACATCAAACATTCAAGGATAAAAGCGAATAAGTCTATATTTATCAATTCCCTTTGCATACCAGCCCGAACACCACCTAATTTAGCTTTTTATAATGATAATGTGCCAAAAACTTATACAGAGCTGTTATCAGTCTCCATTGTTTCAGTTTCTGATAACAAAATACTACAATCTAAAAAATTTACCAGCACAGTGAAATATGATTCCTCTGTTGAAATAGAGCTCAGTGAACCCTGTTTTATAAAAAAGAATATGTGGTACAATATCCAGTTTATGTGGCCACAAAACCAGTTTCAACCACATTCATATGTAGTAGAAGTTAGAGATCGAATCTCATATGGTTATAAGACTCTAACAATTGAGTTTGATGACTTGAGTAATGGAACACCTGTAGGAAGTTTTCTTGAAGGATTGaagttttgtttttag